The window CGGTGAACTCGTCCGCGACGGTCGCGTCGACCAGGATCCGGTTGGCGGCCATGCAGACCTGGCCCTGGTAGACGAAGCGGCTGAAGACGGCCGCGTCCACCGCGTAGTCGAGGTCGGCGTCGTCGAGGACGACGAGGGCGCTGTTGCCGCTGAGTTCCAGGACCGTCCGCTTGAAGTGGCGGGCGGCGACGGCGCCGACGTGCCGGCCGACGCGGTCCGATCCCGCGAAGGAGATCACCTTGGGCACGGGGTGGGTCAGGAGCGCGTCGCCTATCTCGGCGATGTCGGTGACCAGGACGTTCAGCAGGCCGGCGGGCAGTCCCGCGTCCTCGAAGATCTTGGCTATCACCCCGCCGCCCACGACCGGGGCGTTCTGGTTGGGCTTGATGACGACCGCGTTGCCCAGCGCCAGGGCCGGGGCGACCGACTTCAGGGTGACCAGGAAGGGGAAGTTGAAGGGGCTGATCACGGTGACGACGCCGACGGGGAGCCGCTGGACGCGGTTCTCCTTGCCCTCGACCGGCGAGGCCAGGATCCGACCCTCCGGCCGGACGGCGAGCTGGATCGACTCGCGGATGAACTCCTTGGCGAGGTAGACCTCGTACTCGGCCTTGGGACGGGTCCCGCCGAGCTCGTCGATCATCGCCTCGACGATCTCCTTCTCGCGCTCCTCGGTGATCCGCAGGGCGCGCTCCAGGACCGCGCGTCTCAGGTACGGGCTGGTGGCGGCCCACTCGCGCTGGGCGCGCTCGGCGCCGCGGTAGGCCTGGTCCACCTGCTCGACGGTGGCCACGGTGATGGCCGCGAGCTTCTCCCCGTTGTACGGGTTGACGTCGATGATGTCCCACGAACCGGTACCGGCCAGCCATTCGCCGTCGATGTACTGGTGAGCCAGGTCGCTGAATATGGACATGCCATCCCTTACTGCGAGCGCGCACCCGTGCGCTGCACCGGAGACCGATCGGTCATCATGCACTGATCAGCCGTCATACTACGTGCGAATCAAGACAGTTGGAGCAGTCCACGCAGAAGATCCCGGGTGCGGTCGGCGTCCGGGCAGTCGGCCTGGAGTCGTTCCATCGCCCTCCCGTACTGCCCCACTTCCTCGTCCTTGTCCAGGTAGAGGGCACTGGTGAGCTGTTCCAGATAGACGATGTCCTGCAGGTCCGACTCGGGGAAGCGGAGCAGGGTGAAGGCTCCGCTCTCGCCCGCGTGGCCGCCGAAGGAGAAGGGCATCACCTGGAGCTGAACGTTGGGGCGCTGGGAGACCTCGATGAGGTGCTCCAACTGGCCGCGCATGACGTCGCGGTCGCCGTACGGGCGGCGCAGCGCGGCCTCGTCGAGGACGGCGTGGAAGATCGGGGCGTTCTCGGAGACGAGGACCTTCTGCCGCTCCAGCCGCAGGGCGACGCGGCGGTCGATCTCGGCAGCGGTGGCGCCGGGCATGCCGCGGCTGACGACGGCGTGGGCGTAGGCCTCGGTCTGCAACAGGCCGTGGACGAACTGCACCTCGTAGATCCGGATGAGCGAGGCGGCGCCCTCCAGGCCGATGTAGGTCTGGAACCAGCCGGGCAGCACGTCGCCGTAACTGTGCCACCAGCCGGTCGCGTTGGCCTCCCGGACCAGTCCGAGCAGCGACTCGCGCTCCGTGGTGTCCGTGACCCCGTAGAGCGTCAGGAGGTCCTCCACGTCTCTGGCCTTGAAGCTCACCCTTCCCAACTCCAAGCGGCTGATCTTCGATTCGGATGCGCGGATCGAGTAGCCGGCCGCCTCACGGGTGATGCCGCGGGATTCTCGGAGTCGCCTGAGCTGGGAGCCCAGGAGGATGCGGCGCACCACAGAACCGCTTGCTTCTGCGGTCACTAGTACTGCCCTCCCCATCGCATTGGCGTGCGCGTGGTGTGCGCGAGCGTCGCGGGGCCCCCGAACCCCAGAGGCCGCAGTCTGCCACCAAAACGCATCGGGTCGTACTCGTTCTGTAACGGAATACCGCCGCCGGTAAAAGAAGTCCGTAAGGATGCGTAGGAAGAAATGAGCAAGAACCGTCACGGGAGTGGACAGGTCCGGCGCGTGCACGTGCATCTGCCCTTGCATCCGGCTCCGGCATTCGGAACGATGGTCCCCGCGCACCTGCGTGCTCTTCGCGCCGGCGCCGGACCCACCCCGCAGTTCTCTTTGGACGGAGCCGCCGCTTCGCCCGCGAATCCCGGGAGTGCCTCGCATGGGGACGAATGGATCGACCATGCTCGAGCCGTTACGGCAGGGGCTTCCCCCGGTCGACCCCACGGCTGTCTCCGGGTCCGCCTCCTGCGCTCTGCCCGCACGGTTCGACGCGGTGCGGGGCGCGCGTACTTTCACCCGGTCGACCCTGTCCCAGTGGGGCCTCGACGACCGCTTCGACGATGTGGCCCTGGTCGTCTCCGAACTCGTCACGAACGCGCTTCGCCATGCCCTGCCCGGGGACGCGCGGTGCGCGGACGCCGAGCCGGAGCCGCCGGTACGGCTGCACCTGATGCGGTGGAGCACCCGACTGGTGTGCGCGGTGCGCGACCCCAGCGAGGACCGGCCCGGCGGGGCCTTCTCACCGGAGCGCACCGAGGAGAACTTCGACCTGGAGTCCGGGCGCGGGCTGTTCCTGGTGGACTCCTACAGCGACAGCTGGGGCTGGCACCCGCTCGCGGGACGGCTGACCGGCAAGGTCGTCTGGGCGCTGTTCCTGCTCCAGGACTGAGCGGCCGGCTGCCGCCCGCCGAGGGCCCTCACACGACGACTGGCCGGGATTGATCACTGCGATCAGTCCCGGCCAGTGCACGTGCATGGCTTGATGAATGCGCCGTTCCGTCAGCCGATCAGATGATCGAACTCGCCGTCCTTGACGCCCAGGAGCAGGGCCTCGATCTCGGCCGGCGTGTAGACGAGCGCCGGACCGTCCGGAAAGCGCGAGTTGCGCATGGCGACGTCGCCTCCCGGCAGCCGTGCGAACTCCACGCAGGAACCCTGCGAGTTGCTGTGTCTGCTCTTCTGCCACGTCAGCTCAAACAAGGAAGCGAGTTCTGCAGCTGCCATCCCGTTGTACGCGTGGTCCACAGGAAGCCCCCGATAGTGCAGATGTCAACTCCTCCGGATCATAGCTGTGTTCATGAGCGCATGCATGGGCAGATGCACGTGCACGCGGGGTGGTCCCTTGATCACAGACAGGTTCGCCCCGCGCAGCACCCCCGGCTCCGGGGCGTCCCGATCCAGCCCCGCCGGCGTTTGAGGCGCGGGGTCCGGGGCGGAGCCCCGGCTACCGCGGCAGCGGTGTGCTTGGACGGGAGCCGCGGGGCTAGCGCCGGAGGGGCTTGCGCCGGCTGCCCACCTGGGCGGCGTCGGCGGCGGCCGTGCCGTCTTCCCAGCCCGCGTGGTCGGTCGCGCCGCGCAGCCGGGTCGTGGTGGTCCGGGGGAACATCTCCTCCGCGCGGGAGGTGACCGCGACATCGCGCGCCACCAGGGCCGGCAGGTTGTCCGGGGCCTGCGTCGCCGTGTGTTCGGCCGTCTCGGCGAGCCGGTGGCCGAGGCGGCTGGCGTAGGCCAGCAGGAAGGACTGCCTGAAGGTCTTCGTCCGCTTGCGTCCGCCCGAGCGCTGCGCGGCCTCCGCGCGGGTCATCGCCGCCGTGCCCTGCACGAGCAGCGAGGTGTAGAGGAGCTCCACCGCCTCCAGATCGCTCTCGAAGCCCACCACCGTGGAGAACTCGAAGCCGCTGTTCCACACCGCCCGGCAGCGGTTGGCGGTGGCCACCGCGTCGAGGAGTACCGCCTTGGCCTCCTCGTACGGCGGCTCGACCCCGATCCGGCAGGCCCCCGGGACCTGGGCCGGGCCCTGGCCGCTCGCCGCGAGCAGGGCCTCGTCCACGGTGTGCCGGGCCATCAGCTCCTGGGCCTTGGCGCTGAGCGCCTCCGCCTCCTCCGGGAAGGTGGTGGCCTCGGCCTTGGCGAGCAGGGCCCGGATCCGGCCCAGCATGCGGGGCTCGATGTGCGCGTGCTCCGCGAGGGCGTCGAAGGGATCGCCGGGAAGCGGACCCACCGGTTCGATCGAGGGCAGCCGGATCAGCAGCCGCAGCACCTCCAGGAAGGCGGTGGCCAGGGTGAACCGATCGGCCCGTTCGCGCTGCGCGAGCCGGTCGGCGTACTGCTCGTCGCCGCCCCACCACACCTCACCGGCATCCCAGCGCGCCGGCAGCCGGGCGTAGCGGCGCGCCTCGGCGGCGATCAGATCCCCGGTGATGCGCAGGTGCCGCTCGTCGAGGTCCCGGCGGACCAGCCGCAGCACGTCGGCCGGCTGCCAGCCCCGCTCCCAGCCCTGGCGCACGGACGCCTCCCCGCGCGCCAGCAGCTCCCGCCCGACCCCGGCCCACCCGGCCTGATCGGCGACGAGCAGCGAGGCCCCGGTGTCCAGCCCTGCGTCGTCCTGGGCGTAGAGGGCGGCGGCGAAGGCTCGGTCGACGGTCTCGGCAAGGTCTCTCACACCCTTCAGCTTGGCATGTCCGCCCTCGCGTCCCATTCCCGGCGGGCGGCCTCGATCTGCGGGCGGTGCGCCAGCGACCAGTCGGCGAGTCCCCTGACCAGAAGGGTCAGACTGCGGCCGAGGCCGGTCAGCTCGTACTCGACCTGGGGCGGCACGGTGGCGTGCACGGTCCGGCTGACCAGGCCGTCGCGCTCCAGGCGGCGGACCGTGAGGGTGAGCATCCGCTGCGAGATGCCGTCGACCGCCCGCTGGAGCTCCTTGAACCGGCGCACACCGGCACCGAGTTCCACCACGACGAGGACGGACCACTTGTCGCCGAGCCGGTCGAGGACATCGCGGATGCCGCAATCGTCGTCGCAGCTCAACAGCGGCTCGGGGGTGGTTACCCCGGTGTGCCCTACTGACATGAAAGTGCCTCCTTACGCGCCGTGCGCCCAGCCGCGCACGATGTCCCCGTCCCCGAAGCCAACCAGGCCGACCGGCACGACCACGAAGGACCACCCATGCTTTTGATCACCGGAACCTCCGGCGGACTCGGCTCACTGATCGCACGCCGGCTGGCGGACCGGCCGGACGTACGCTTCGGCACCCGCGTCCCGGACGGCGGCCCCGGCCAGGTCCGGGTGGACTTCGACGCCCCCGGCTCCCTCGACTTCGCCGGGGTGGACACCCTGCTGCTCATCTCGGCCGGTCACGGCGAGGACGACCAGGTCATCGCGCGGCACGAGGCAGCCGTCTCGGCCGCCGAGCGGGACGGGGTGCGGCACATCGTCTACACCAGCCTCACCGGGGCGGGCGACCACCTGCCGTACGCGCTGGCGCACCGCTGGACCGAACGCCGCCTGCGCGGCTCCGCCGTGGCTTGGACCGTGCTGCGCAACGGGCTGTACGCGGAGCTGCTGGGCGCGCTCGCCGCGCCGGGGCCCGACGGGGTGATCACCGCCCCGCTGGGCGGCGGCCGGCTCGCGGCGGTCGCACGGGAGGACCTGGCGGAGGTGGCGATACGGGTGGCCCTCGCACCCGACGCACACGCCGGGCAGGTCTACGAGCTGGTCGGGGACCGCGCCCTGGGCGGGGCGGAACTCGCCGCGGCGGTGGGCGCCCGCTACGCCCCCGCCTCCCTGGCCGAGGCCCGCAGCGCCCTGTCCGGCCCGGACGCGGCCCCCTTCCAGCCCCCGATGCTGGTGGCCACGTACTCGGCCATCGCGGCGGGCTTCCTCGACACCCCGGACCGCGGCACCCTCCGCCACCTCCTTGCCCGCGCCCCGCACCCGGCCCTGGACACCTACACGACAACCACAACCACCACCCGACCCCCCACCGCACCCGCTTCCCACCCCGTCGGCGCTCCTCCCAGCCCCGCCGCCGTTTGAGGCGCTCCTTTTTTCAGCCCCGCCGGCGTTTGAGGCGCGGGGCCCGGGGCGGAGCACGTTCTTTCAGCCCCGTCGGCCCGGGGTTGTCAGACCGCGGTGGGAGACTCGCACCCATGAGCGACCGCACGTCCCGGTGGGCCCTCGCCGAGGACGGCGACGGCTGGTGGCACGCCGCGCCCGTGCACCCCGCGGCCGGCCCCGGAGCCAGGATGCGCGTCCGCGATCCCGCCGAGGCGGTCCGGGCCGCCCCGCCCGGCACCCGCTGGGTCTGGCGGTCCACCGCCGCCGTGTACCCCCGGCTGCTCGCGGCCGGCGCCCGCGTCGAGCGCTGCCACGACATCGAGGACGCCGAGCTGCTGCTCCTCGGCCACGAGGGCCGCTCCGGCGAGCCCCGCTCGGCGGCCGCCGCCTGGGCCCGGCTCAACAACGCCCCCGTACCGCCCGATCCTCCGCAGCGCGCCGTCGACCCCCGCGCCCAGGACTCCCTCTTCGATCCGCGGCCGACCACCCCCGTCCCCCTGGACGCCCTGCTCGCCGTCCACGCCGACCAGGAGAAACGGCTCGACGCCACCGCCCACCCCGACCGGATGCGGCTGCTCACCGCCGCCGAGTCCGCGGCCTTCCTCGTCGCCGCCGAGATGAACCGCGCGGGCCTGCCCTGGCGGGCCGACGTCCACCGCGCCCTGCTCACCGAGC of the Streptomyces sp. NBC_01294 genome contains:
- a CDS encoding aldehyde dehydrogenase family protein codes for the protein MSIFSDLAHQYIDGEWLAGTGSWDIIDVNPYNGEKLAAITVATVEQVDQAYRGAERAQREWAATSPYLRRAVLERALRITEEREKEIVEAMIDELGGTRPKAEYEVYLAKEFIRESIQLAVRPEGRILASPVEGKENRVQRLPVGVVTVISPFNFPFLVTLKSVAPALALGNAVVIKPNQNAPVVGGGVIAKIFEDAGLPAGLLNVLVTDIAEIGDALLTHPVPKVISFAGSDRVGRHVGAVAARHFKRTVLELSGNSALVVLDDADLDYAVDAAVFSRFVYQGQVCMAANRILVDATVADEFTEKFTARVRSLKTGDPHDADTHIGPLINSFQADALTALVDQAVESGAQALVRGSTRGNLVEPTVLAGIPEDSPLLGQEIFGPVALLVVFDGEDEAVRLTNATPYGLSGAVHTRDVERGVRFAQRIETGMMHVNDSTIGDEPLAAFGGEKASGLGRLNGEATVEAFTTQKWISVQHGRSRFPF
- a CDS encoding helix-turn-helix domain-containing protein; its protein translation is MGRAVLVTAEASGSVVRRILLGSQLRRLRESRGITREAAGYSIRASESKISRLELGRVSFKARDVEDLLTLYGVTDTTERESLLGLVREANATGWWHSYGDVLPGWFQTYIGLEGAASLIRIYEVQFVHGLLQTEAYAHAVVSRGMPGATAAEIDRRVALRLERQKVLVSENAPIFHAVLDEAALRRPYGDRDVMRGQLEHLIEVSQRPNVQLQVMPFSFGGHAGESGAFTLLRFPESDLQDIVYLEQLTSALYLDKDEEVGQYGRAMERLQADCPDADRTRDLLRGLLQLS
- a CDS encoding ATP-binding protein, whose amino-acid sequence is MGTNGSTMLEPLRQGLPPVDPTAVSGSASCALPARFDAVRGARTFTRSTLSQWGLDDRFDDVALVVSELVTNALRHALPGDARCADAEPEPPVRLHLMRWSTRLVCAVRDPSEDRPGGAFSPERTEENFDLESGRGLFLVDSYSDSWGWHPLAGRLTGKVVWALFLLQD
- a CDS encoding DUF397 domain-containing protein; amino-acid sequence: MDHAYNGMAAAELASLFELTWQKSRHSNSQGSCVEFARLPGGDVAMRNSRFPDGPALVYTPAEIEALLLGVKDGEFDHLIG
- a CDS encoding DUF2786 domain-containing protein — translated: MGREGGHAKLKGVRDLAETVDRAFAAALYAQDDAGLDTGASLLVADQAGWAGVGRELLARGEASVRQGWERGWQPADVLRLVRRDLDERHLRITGDLIAAEARRYARLPARWDAGEVWWGGDEQYADRLAQRERADRFTLATAFLEVLRLLIRLPSIEPVGPLPGDPFDALAEHAHIEPRMLGRIRALLAKAEATTFPEEAEALSAKAQELMARHTVDEALLAASGQGPAQVPGACRIGVEPPYEEAKAVLLDAVATANRCRAVWNSGFEFSTVVGFESDLEAVELLYTSLLVQGTAAMTRAEAAQRSGGRKRTKTFRQSFLLAYASRLGHRLAETAEHTATQAPDNLPALVARDVAVTSRAEEMFPRTTTTRLRGATDHAGWEDGTAAADAAQVGSRRKPLRR
- a CDS encoding winged helix-turn-helix transcriptional regulator is translated as MSVGHTGVTTPEPLLSCDDDCGIRDVLDRLGDKWSVLVVVELGAGVRRFKELQRAVDGISQRMLTLTVRRLERDGLVSRTVHATVPPQVEYELTGLGRSLTLLVRGLADWSLAHRPQIEAARREWDARADMPS
- a CDS encoding NAD(P)H-binding protein, whose protein sequence is MLLITGTSGGLGSLIARRLADRPDVRFGTRVPDGGPGQVRVDFDAPGSLDFAGVDTLLLISAGHGEDDQVIARHEAAVSAAERDGVRHIVYTSLTGAGDHLPYALAHRWTERRLRGSAVAWTVLRNGLYAELLGALAAPGPDGVITAPLGGGRLAAVAREDLAEVAIRVALAPDAHAGQVYELVGDRALGGAELAAAVGARYAPASLAEARSALSGPDAAPFQPPMLVATYSAIAAGFLDTPDRGTLRHLLARAPHPALDTYTTTTTTTRPPTAPASHPVGAPPSPAAV